The following is a genomic window from Devosia neptuniae.
AGGCCAGCGGCAAGACGACCTATCTGGCGGTGCATGCCAATCACCCGCGCGAATTTTCCGAGACCGCACGGGCGGCGATTGCGCGCCTGGCTGATAGCGGCGTGGTGCTGATCAGCCAATCGGTGCTGCTCAAGGGCGTCAATGACGACGTGCCGACACTGGCGGCGCTGATGCGCGGGTTCGTCGAAAACCGCATCAAGCCCTATTATCTGCATCACCCCGATCTGGCACCCGGCACCAGTCATTTCCGCGTCTCGATCGAAGACGGCCAAAAGCTCGTCGCCGCCCTGCGTGGCACGATTTCCGGACTCTGCCAGCCCACCTATATCCTCGACATCCCCGGCGGCCACGGCAAAGCCGATATCGGGGCGAGCAGTATCTCCCGTGGAGACGGCTGCTTCACCGTGCGCGATTTCCGGGGCGGGGAGCACCAATATCCGCCGCGGTGACATCGCGGACGGGCAAATAGACCCCGATTTCGCTTGTCCCCGGAGCCGTGCTAGAACGGCGTCCCGGTCATAGAGCGTTCAGTTATCGCGATGAATCCCATTCTTGGCGTTGTGTTGATCCTGGTGCTGATCGGGATCAGCGTGGTTATTTCGTTGTCCGAGATCGCTTTTGCGGCGGCGCGGGAAGTGCGCATCCGGGCGCTGGCCGAGGCGGGCAACAGCAAGGCGCTGCGGTTCGTGGCGCTACGGGCCAAATCGGGCCAGGTGATCACGGCGCTGCAGATTGCGACCAATGCGGTGTCGATCCTGGCGGGAACGCTGGGCGAAGACACGCTGGGGCCGGTATTTGGTGCGGGGCTCCTGGCGCTAGGCGTGCCGGTGGGCGCAGCTGGCATTGCCGGATCGGTGCTGGCATTTTGTCTCGTCACCGGCATGTTCGTGCTGTTTGCCGATCTGACGCCCAAGCGCATTGCCATGCTGGTGCCCGAGGATGTGGCGCTCTCGGTAGTGTGGTTTCCGGAGCTGGCGGTGCGGCTGCTCAAGCCTTTGGTGTGGCTCTTCGGCAAGATGTCGGATTGGCTGATCGGGCGGCTCAATCTCGAACCCAAAGTGCCGGCCGATGCAGTGACCGCCGAGGATTTCCGCATGATCCTGGCCGGTGGAGCGGCGTCTGGCGTGCTGATGAAGAATGAGCATCGGCTGATCGAGAATGTGCTGGCGCTCGAATTGCGCAGCGTCACCTCGGTCATGACCATTCGCGATGACATCGTTTATCTCGATCTCAGCGATCCGCTCGAAGTGCAGCAGGAAAAGGTCCGGCGGCGGCCGTTTTCCCATTACCCGATCTGCGATGGCGGCATCGACGCGGTGATCGGCTGCGTGCGGGCCGAGGATGTGCTGGCGACGGTCATGGACCGCTCCGAGCAGGTGGATTTCGCCAAGGCGCGGCGCGATGTGCTCTCGGTGCCCGATACGCTCAACGTGTGGGAAGTGCTGGCCGAATTCCAGGCGCAGAGCACCGGCTTTGCGCTGGTGGTCAGCGAATATGCTCTTGTGGTTGGCGTGGTGACGTTCAAGGATCTGATGGGCGCACTGATGCAGGGCCTGGCCAATCCGTTCGAAGAACAGGCGATCCTCAAGCGCGATGACCTCAGCTGGCTGGTGGATGGCGTGGCGCCCTTCGTGGACGTAACGCGCACCCTTGGCATCAAGCATCTGGAGGCCGAAGCGAGCTACGAGACTATTGGCGGCTTCATCGTCCACCGGCTGCGCCGCGCGGCGCGCAAGGGCGACAAGGTCGAGGCGGCGGGCTACGTGTTCGAGGTGGTGGATGCCGACAAGATGCGGCTCAACCAGTTATTGGTCACCAAGGTGGCGGGGAAGAAGCCTTCGATACAGTAGCAGCGCCACTCCATCACAGGGTCATTTCCACTTTCGACCCTGTGATGGAGTTAGCACCGGCCCCTTACAGCCAGCCGCGCTTCTTGAAGTACAGATAGGGCAGCACCGCCGACATGATCATCAGGCCAATCGCAAAGGGATAGCCGAATTCCCATTTCAGCTCGGGCATGATGTCGTAGTTCATCCCATAGATGGACGCGACCAGGGTCGGCGGCAGGAAGACCACGGCGGCCACCGAGAAGATCTTGATGATCTGGTTTTGCTCGAGGTTGATCAGGCCCAGCGTCGCGTCGAGCAGGAAATTGATTTTGCTGGAGAGCGTACGCGCATGTTCGCCCAGCGAAACGGCATCGCGCTGGATCAGCTTGACCAATTGGCGGGCGTCGCGTCCGGCTCGCGTCGTGTCGCCATTGGGGGCAATGTGGAAGGCCATGAGGCGCGAAATGCTGACCAGGCTTTCCTGCACCATGGTGAGCAATTCGGCCTTGGCGCCGATCCGCTCGATGATGGAGCGCAGATCCTGCTGCAGCTGCTTGGCGGTGCTGCTTTTCTTGCCGAACACGTCGCGCGAGATCTGGTCGATCTCGTTGCCGACGCGTTCCAGCGCATCGGCAGTGCGATCGATCATGGCCTCGAGCAGGCCCAGAAACACCTGTTCGCCCGAGCCGCAGGCAAGGCTCTTGGATTTCTGCGCGCGCAGCGTGAAGGCCAGGAACGGCTTGGGCTCGGCATAGCGCACGGTGACCAGCGTCTCGCCCTTGAGGATGAAGGTGATCGGGGTCTTTTGCGGCTCGTCGCTATCGAGCTTGTGCAGCCCGGTCATGGTCATGAATTCGGCGCCATCCTCGCTATAGAGGCGGGCGGAAAGCTCGATTTCCTCCATCTCGGCCTGGCTGGGGATGTCGATGCCCAGCAATTGCTCAACGAGGCGATCTTCCTCGGCGGTGGGTTGCAAAAGATCGAGCCAGACCAGGCCAGCAATACCGGCGGGATCGAGCGGAAGGGTGCTTTGCACGAGCCGTGCGGCTTCGTTGTGGTATGCGCGCAGCATTTGGGTAGGCTCCTAGGTAAGACCGCGCGCGGTCTACCGAGCCGACAATGCTGTCAGATCGAGGAGGCCGAGGGCGGGGTCGAAGATCGACTTCGACTGTCGGGGTTCATCTTTTTTCTCGCGTGTAAAATGGCAGGGCCATAGACGGACCGTGCATGCGCCCGGATTTGGGTTCTGTCAACGAGGGCATGCGGACAATTGCCGGTGATCGGGGCTCTCGTTGCTAAGCCCGCTCCAGCGCCCGTCCGGCAGGGAATATCCCGGACATGACCACGAAGCCCGGAATGCGGCGGACGCGGTCGGTCCAGCGACGCAGGGCCGGGTAGTCCTGGCGGGAAATGCCGCCTTCTTCGCTCAGCATCACATAGGGGAAGCAGGCGATATCGGCCGTGGTGGGGTGGTCGGGCGCGCAGAGCCAGTCGCGGTCTTGGCGTTCGCCGAACCAGAGATGTTCGTCCATGATGCGGAAGATGCGGTGGGCGGATTTCTGGGCTTTCTCGATGTCGAAATCGTAGTCGAAACCCAGGGCGAGGCGGGCGGCCGAGGCCGTGGCCGTGATGTCGTCGCCAACGGCGTGCCAGCGCAGCACTTCGGTAGTGATGGCCGGATCGTCGGGGAACCAGCGGCCGGTCTCGTCATATTTTTTGGCGAGATAGGCGAGGATCGCGCCGGAATCCGACAGGGTCAGCTCGCCATCCCTAAGCACGGGGAGCTGGCCGAAGGGATTGAGCTTCAGGAACCAGTCGGCCTTGTGCTGGCGGCCGGGGAAGAAATCGACCGGCACGATGTCATAGCGCAGCTTGAGCACGCTCATCAGCAGGCGCAGCTTGTAGCAATTGCCCGAGAGTTCGAAGTCGTAAAGGGTGATGGTCATGGGTCAGATATCCAGAACGAGGCGCGCGGACTTGGCCCGGCTGACGCAGGTCATCATGCAGGTATTGGAAGCCTTCTCGCTGTCGTTGAGATAGACGTCCTGATGATCCACCTCACCCTCCATCACCGCGGTGAGGCAGGTGCCGCAGGCGCCCTGTTCGCACGAAGAGGGGACGGTAAGGCCGGCCTCGCGCATGGTTTCAAGAATGGTGCGCCCCGAAGGAACATGCAGCGTCACGGCCGAGCGGGCCAGCTCGATTTCAAAGCTCGAGCTGTCGTCGATGATCTTGTCATTCTTGAAATATTCGAAATGGATGGCCTCATCGGGCCAGCCCTGTTCCGCCGCCGTGGCGCGGACGGATTCGAGCATCGCGGAGGGGCCGCAGACATAGACATGCTGGGCGCGGGACCAGGGGCCGAGCGTGATGGCAATGGTGGTAGCGATCTCGGCGCGGGGCAGGCCCTGGTGGATGATCACCTTGCCGCTGAGCGCTTCGAGCTGGTCGCGGAAGGCGGCTTGCTCGCCGGTGCGGACGAAATAATGCAGCTCATAGGGCAGGCTCGACTTATCGAGGAAACGGGCCATGGAGAGCAGCGGCGTGATGCCGATGCCGCCGGCGATCAGCACGGTGCGGGTGGCATCGCGGCGCAGCGGGAAATTGTTGCGCGGCTCGGAAATGGCCAGGACGTCGCCTTCGCGCACGCTGTCGATAAGCACTTGCGAGCCGCCCTTGCTGGCACTCTCGGCCTTGACGCCGATGATGTAGCTCATCAGTTCGCCGGGGCCATTGGTGATGGAATATTGGCGAATCAGGCCATTGGGCAGATGCAGATCGATATGGGCGCCCGGCTGGAAGGTGGGCAAGTGGCCGTCGCGCGCGGCCAGCTCGAAGCCGGTGACGCCATCGGCGGATTGCCATTTGCGCTTGACCACAACCGGCATGGTATTGCCGCGCGGAATGGCGATTTCGGGCATGGTGGCCAGATCGGCCGAGACCTTTTCAAACACCGGCTGCAACGGTTCGGGAGCCGGCTTGCGGGCGGCGGCACGTTCGAGGCGATCGCGCAGGCGGGTCAGGACCTCATTGTGCTGGCGCAGGATGGCCAGATCGGGCTGGCCGGCGACGAGGCCGCGGATGACGGAGCGATTGGCCTCGACCGGCTGGACGAACCAGATCGTATCGCCGGAACGGACGGAGAGGCCGGGCAGGCGTTCGGCATCTGGGGTGGCAAGGGCGTCGAGCACGTCTTCGGGCGCGGCATTGACAGGCATGGGGCGCAGGGCAAACCAGTCGCCGGTCTCGGCGCCGGGAAAGGGCGCGAAGGGCAGCTCGTCATTGGCGGCGGACCAGACCAGGCCATAGGCTTCGCGCACTGGATAGGTGCGGTTCTGAATGCGGCGGGCCGGGGCGTCGGCGGGGTGGGCTGGAATATAGGTGCAGCCGGCGGAGCGGTTAGCATAGCGCCAGCCGTGATACTGGCATTTGAGCTCGCCGCCCTCGTTGATGCCGATGGAAAGGCGCACGCCGCGATGCAGGCACCGGTTTTCCCAGACATTCACATTGCCATCGTCTGCTCGCCATACGGCTAGCTCGCGGCCAAGCAACTGGCCTTGATAGACGTGGCGGAACGGCAAATCTTCGCTCGAGGCGATGGGGTACCAGGTGGGGTCGGACAGGGAGAGCGTCATGGCGTCATCCGAAGAGAATTTTGGATCGCGCCACGATCGGATGAGGTCGATGTCGGCGGGCCTTGGCGTACGAGGTCCGCTCCATGCCGTCAGCTCGCGGCGGGGATCACGCCGTAGGTGATGCCCTTCTGGCTGAGCCAGCGGCGGTAGGCGATGGCGGATTTGTCGGCGCGGATCGGGGTTTCCGAGCGCGGATCGAGGGGGAGCCGCTTGGGGAACTGGTTTTCGAGGATGGGCTTGTCCTGGCCGAAAATGGTCTGTTGGAAGCGTCTGAGATCAGTGATGGTCGAGGTGGAGTCGATCATCGATTGCAGCAGATGCGCGCGGCAGCGCTCTTCGGTCATCGGTTGCAGGAAAATGGCGATGACGTCGCGGCGGTTCTCGTCCTCGGGGCAGGATTTGTAGAGCACCGAGCAGAAAGGGTGCGGCACGCGATAGACATATTCGACTTCCTGGCCTTCGGTGGCCGATAAAGCCGCGCGGGGCTGGAAGAAGCGGCAGCGGGTGGCCAGCACCTCGTCGCGTTCCTCGGAGACTTCGACGTCGTATTCCTTGACCTCGGTATGCGGCTCGGCGCCCAGAATGTCGGTGTGGACATAGGGGAAATGGCCCATATCGAGGAAGTTTTCGACGGCGCGGGGGGCCGAAACGTGAATGCCGATAGAGCCGCAGCTCATATTGACGCGGTCGGGCTCGGCATATTCGGGAATGGGGAAGAGTTCGGCTGGCGGATTGCCGAAACTGGTCCAGATATAGCCATAGCCGGTGATGACGGGCAGGCGGTCGGTGATGGTCGCTGGATCGATCTCGTCGCCCTGTTCCTCATCACCGCGGCGCCAGACGATTGGGGCGCCGTCGCGGTCGCGGGTGATGGCGATGCGGGTATCGAGCAGCAGCGTGGTTTCGACCAGGCCGGGAGTGATCTCGTTGGTCGCGGCCACGACCTGCCAGAGGTCGCGGGTCAGGGAGTCGATATTGGGCATGAGGCATCCGTGGCTTGCTGGAACCAGCATAGGGCGGCGGGGGCTTGTGGAGCAAGGGGTGACCGCCACCCCAGGCGGTATCCGCTACCCCCGATAAATATCAAAATTCCCAAATGCCTGCGTCGTTGCCATCACCTGCAGGCGGTTGACGTTGACATGCTGCGGCAGCAGCGTCGACCAGACGATGGTCTCGGCAATGTCCTCGGCATTCATGGCCTTGGTGTTTTCGTAGGGCTTGGAGGCCTTGCCCTCGTCGCCCTTGAAGCGGACCAGGGAGAATTCGGTTTCGGTCAGGCCCGGCTCGATATTGGTGACGCGGATATTCTTGCCCTGCACATCCGAGCGGATATTGAGGGCGAATTGCTTCACGAAGGCCTTGGTGGCGCCATAGACCGAACCGCCCGGATAGGGGTAATCGCCGGCCACCGAACCGAGCGTAACCACATGGCCGCCGCCGCGGGCGATCATGCCGGGCAGCAGGGCGCGCACGGTATAGACTAGGCCCGTGATATTGGTCGCGATCATGGTTTCCCAATCGGCGACATCGGCCTCGGCGGCGGGTTGCAGGCCCAGCGCCAGCCCCGCATTGGCGAGCACGATATTGATCTTGTCGAAGGGCGCGGGCAGGGCCGCGATCGCAGCATCGATGGCTTTACGATCCTGCACATCGAGTTCGATGATGTGGCAGTTTTCGGCGCCCAGTTCGGCCCGCAATTCCTTGAGGCGGTCGCCGCGGCGGCCGGTCGCAATCACCTTGCCGCCGGCCTCGACATAGCGGCGCGCGGCTGCGGCGCCAAAGCCGGAGGTGGCGCCGGTGATGAAGACGACGAAGCTCTTGGGGTCAAGCAGCTGATACATGGCGATGTCCTGAAGATTAGTCGGGGAGGTCGGGTCAGGGTGGACCGGGGAGGGGTCGGGCGTCAACCGGGCCACCTTTCCAAATCTTAACCCGGCTTACCGAGAGCTAACGTGATGGGCGAGCCGAGCCGAGCTATGGTTGCCGCTACAATTTGGGGATGCATGGGTTTGAAGACCGTCACGAAAATAGTTCTGGCTCTGGTGGTGATAGCGGGCGCAGGCGCCGCCGGGTGGTGGTTCTTTGCCGCGCCGAAGGCCGCGACTGTGCCCAATACGGTGACGGTAGGTCGCGCCGATATCGAGCAGACCGTGCTGGCCTCGGGCGTGTTGCAGGCCAATTCGCTGGTCAGCGTGGGCGCAGAGGTTTCGGGGCGGATCGATGCGGTCAATGTCAAGCTCGGGCAGGACGTCAAGAAGGGCGATGTGATCGCCGAAATCGACTCGCTCAATCAGGAAAATGCGGTCAAGGCCGCGCAGGCTGCGCTCACGGCCATCGAAGCGCAGAAACGGGCGCAGGA
Proteins encoded in this region:
- a CDS encoding hemolysin family protein, with protein sequence MNPILGVVLILVLIGISVVISLSEIAFAAAREVRIRALAEAGNSKALRFVALRAKSGQVITALQIATNAVSILAGTLGEDTLGPVFGAGLLALGVPVGAAGIAGSVLAFCLVTGMFVLFADLTPKRIAMLVPEDVALSVVWFPELAVRLLKPLVWLFGKMSDWLIGRLNLEPKVPADAVTAEDFRMILAGGAASGVLMKNEHRLIENVLALELRSVTSVMTIRDDIVYLDLSDPLEVQQEKVRRRPFSHYPICDGGIDAVIGCVRAEDVLATVMDRSEQVDFAKARRDVLSVPDTLNVWEVLAEFQAQSTGFALVVSEYALVVGVVTFKDLMGALMQGLANPFEEQAILKRDDLSWLVDGVAPFVDVTRTLGIKHLEAEASYETIGGFIVHRLRRAARKGDKVEAAGYVFEVVDADKMRLNQLLVTKVAGKKPSIQ
- a CDS encoding magnesium transporter CorA family protein, whose protein sequence is MLRAYHNEAARLVQSTLPLDPAGIAGLVWLDLLQPTAEEDRLVEQLLGIDIPSQAEMEEIELSARLYSEDGAEFMTMTGLHKLDSDEPQKTPITFILKGETLVTVRYAEPKPFLAFTLRAQKSKSLACGSGEQVFLGLLEAMIDRTADALERVGNEIDQISRDVFGKKSSTAKQLQQDLRSIIERIGAKAELLTMVQESLVSISRLMAFHIAPNGDTTRAGRDARQLVKLIQRDAVSLGEHARTLSSKINFLLDATLGLINLEQNQIIKIFSVAAVVFLPPTLVASIYGMNYDIMPELKWEFGYPFAIGLMIMSAVLPYLYFKKRGWL
- a CDS encoding glutathione S-transferase family protein produces the protein MTITLYDFELSGNCYKLRLLMSVLKLRYDIVPVDFFPGRQHKADWFLKLNPFGQLPVLRDGELTLSDSGAILAYLAKKYDETGRWFPDDPAITTEVLRWHAVGDDITATASAARLALGFDYDFDIEKAQKSAHRIFRIMDEHLWFGERQDRDWLCAPDHPTTADIACFPYVMLSEEGGISRQDYPALRRWTDRVRRIPGFVVMSGIFPAGRALERA
- a CDS encoding Rieske 2Fe-2S domain-containing protein, producing MTLSLSDPTWYPIASSEDLPFRHVYQGQLLGRELAVWRADDGNVNVWENRCLHRGVRLSIGINEGGELKCQYHGWRYANRSAGCTYIPAHPADAPARRIQNRTYPVREAYGLVWSAANDELPFAPFPGAETGDWFALRPMPVNAAPEDVLDALATPDAERLPGLSVRSGDTIWFVQPVEANRSVIRGLVAGQPDLAILRQHNEVLTRLRDRLERAAARKPAPEPLQPVFEKVSADLATMPEIAIPRGNTMPVVVKRKWQSADGVTGFELAARDGHLPTFQPGAHIDLHLPNGLIRQYSITNGPGELMSYIIGVKAESASKGGSQVLIDSVREGDVLAISEPRNNFPLRRDATRTVLIAGGIGITPLLSMARFLDKSSLPYELHYFVRTGEQAAFRDQLEALSGKVIIHQGLPRAEIATTIAITLGPWSRAQHVYVCGPSAMLESVRATAAEQGWPDEAIHFEYFKNDKIIDDSSSFEIELARSAVTLHVPSGRTILETMREAGLTVPSSCEQGACGTCLTAVMEGEVDHQDVYLNDSEKASNTCMMTCVSRAKSARLVLDI
- a CDS encoding aromatic ring-hydroxylating dioxygenase subunit alpha; protein product: MPNIDSLTRDLWQVVAATNEITPGLVETTLLLDTRIAITRDRDGAPIVWRRGDEEQGDEIDPATITDRLPVITGYGYIWTSFGNPPAELFPIPEYAEPDRVNMSCGSIGIHVSAPRAVENFLDMGHFPYVHTDILGAEPHTEVKEYDVEVSEERDEVLATRCRFFQPRAALSATEGQEVEYVYRVPHPFCSVLYKSCPEDENRRDVIAIFLQPMTEERCRAHLLQSMIDSTSTITDLRRFQQTIFGQDKPILENQFPKRLPLDPRSETPIRADKSAIAYRRWLSQKGITYGVIPAAS
- a CDS encoding SDR family NAD(P)-dependent oxidoreductase; amino-acid sequence: MYQLLDPKSFVVFITGATSGFGAAAARRYVEAGGKVIATGRRGDRLKELRAELGAENCHIIELDVQDRKAIDAAIAALPAPFDKINIVLANAGLALGLQPAAEADVADWETMIATNITGLVYTVRALLPGMIARGGGHVVTLGSVAGDYPYPGGSVYGATKAFVKQFALNIRSDVQGKNIRVTNIEPGLTETEFSLVRFKGDEGKASKPYENTKAMNAEDIAETIVWSTLLPQHVNVNRLQVMATTQAFGNFDIYRG